Proteins co-encoded in one Dyella japonica A8 genomic window:
- a CDS encoding NADH-quinone oxidoreductase subunit A, translating into MLAEYWPILLFIGVAAGLGVVLLVIGLLAGPRRPESEKLSPYECGFEAFEDARMRFDVRYYLLAILFIIFDLEIAFLFPWAVVFQKIGIVALIEMALFLLLLVIGFAYVWKKGALEWE; encoded by the coding sequence GTGCTTGCCGAATATTGGCCCATTCTGCTGTTCATCGGCGTTGCCGCCGGCCTTGGCGTGGTGCTGCTGGTCATTGGCCTCCTGGCCGGCCCCCGTCGACCCGAATCGGAGAAGCTCTCGCCCTACGAGTGCGGCTTCGAGGCCTTCGAAGACGCGCGCATGCGCTTCGACGTGCGGTACTACCTGCTGGCGATCCTGTTCATCATTTTCGACCTGGAAATCGCCTTCCTGTTCCCGTGGGCAGTGGTGTTCCAGAAGATCGGCATCGTCGCGCTGATTGAAATGGCGCTGTTCCTGCTGCTCCTTGTCATTGGTTTTGCTTACGTGTGGAAGAAGGGAGCACTGGAATGGGAGTGA
- a CDS encoding NuoB/complex I 20 kDa subunit family protein — MGVISSLDRVMHNPQPLNLVDDILRPAEDNPVIQRGFATTSVDALMNWARTGSMWPMTFGLACCAVEMMHAGAARLDLDRYGVVFRPSPRQSDVMIVAGTLVNKMAPALRKVYDQMPDPKWVISMGSCANGGGYYHYSYSVVRGCDRIVPVDIYVPGCPPTAEALIHGILQLQKKIRRTNTIARS; from the coding sequence ATGGGAGTGATCTCGTCCCTTGACCGGGTGATGCACAACCCGCAGCCGTTGAACCTGGTGGACGACATCCTGCGTCCGGCCGAGGACAACCCCGTCATCCAGCGCGGTTTCGCCACCACCAGCGTCGACGCCCTGATGAACTGGGCGCGCACCGGTTCGATGTGGCCGATGACCTTTGGTCTGGCCTGCTGCGCCGTGGAAATGATGCATGCCGGCGCCGCGCGCCTGGACCTGGACCGCTACGGCGTGGTGTTCCGCCCGAGTCCGCGCCAGTCCGACGTGATGATCGTGGCCGGCACCCTGGTCAACAAGATGGCCCCGGCGCTGCGCAAGGTCTACGACCAGATGCCCGACCCGAAGTGGGTCATCTCCATGGGTAGCTGCGCCAATGGTGGCGGCTACTACCACTACTCGTACTCGGTGGTGCGCGGCTGCGATCGCATCGTGCCGGTGGACATCTACGTGCCCGGCTGCCCGCCGACGGCCGAAGCGCTGATCCACGGCATCCTGCAGTTGCAGAAGAAGATCCGCCGCACCAACACCATCGCGCGTTCTTAA
- a CDS encoding NADH-quinone oxidoreductase subunit C, whose amino-acid sequence MTDTPINSLAERLSARFGDTLKISVVRNEVTAEVAAADLLAVATALRDEAPFRFGVPIDVCGVDYMSYGQTEWDTETVSGTGFSRGVEGEAMGRFKWSDRPRPDTLPNRFASIVHLLSLENNQRVRLRVFCEDDTLPVVPSLTGIYPGVNWFERESFDLYGIVYEGHPDLRRILTDYGFVGHPFRKDFPLIGNVEVRYDPEQKRVVYEPVSIEPRVLVPRVIRDDADLLQAKAEAADNWRNN is encoded by the coding sequence ATGACTGATACTCCGATCAACTCGCTGGCCGAGCGCCTGTCCGCGCGATTCGGCGACACGCTGAAGATCAGCGTCGTCCGCAACGAAGTCACCGCCGAAGTGGCCGCCGCCGACCTGCTCGCGGTGGCCACCGCGCTGCGTGACGAGGCACCGTTCCGTTTCGGCGTGCCCATCGACGTCTGCGGCGTCGACTACATGAGCTACGGCCAGACCGAGTGGGACACCGAAACCGTGTCCGGCACGGGTTTCTCGCGTGGCGTCGAGGGCGAGGCCATGGGCCGCTTCAAGTGGTCCGACCGTCCGCGTCCCGATACGCTGCCGAACCGCTTCGCTTCCATCGTTCACCTGCTGTCGCTGGAGAACAACCAGCGCGTGCGCCTGCGCGTGTTCTGCGAAGACGACACGCTGCCGGTGGTGCCCTCGCTGACCGGCATCTACCCGGGCGTGAACTGGTTCGAGCGCGAGTCGTTCGACCTGTACGGCATCGTCTACGAAGGCCATCCGGACCTGCGCCGCATCCTTACCGACTATGGCTTCGTCGGCCATCCGTTCCGCAAGGACTTCCCGCTGATCGGCAACGTCGAAGTACGTTACGACCCCGAGCAGAAGCGCGTGGTGTACGAACCCGTGTCGATCGAACCGCGCGTGCTCGTGCCGCGCGTCATCCGTGACGACGCCGACCTGCTGCAGGCCAAGGCCGAGGCGGCCGACAACTGGCGGAATAACTGA
- a CDS encoding NADH-quinone oxidoreductase subunit D, with protein sequence MQEIRNYTMNFGPQHPAAHGVLRLVLEMDGETVVRADPHVGLLHRGTEKLAESKPFNQSIGYMDRLDYVSMMCNEHAYVRAIETLMGIEVPERAQYIRTMFDEITRILNHLMWVGSNALDLGAMAVFLYAFREREELMDVYEAVSGARMHATYYRPGGVYRDLPDHMSQYRESPWHKGKDLKRLNSWREGSMLDYLEAFTSDFPTKVDEYEELLTNNRIWKQRTVGIGVIPPEKAQAWGMTGVMLRGSGIAWDLRKKQPYAKYAEMDFDIPVGVGGDCYDRYLVRVEEMRQSNRIIQQCVKWLKANPGPVIVQNYKVAPPHRETMKEDMEALIHHFKLFTEGYGVPAGETYAAVEAPKGEFGCYLVSDGANKPFRVHLRAPGFAHLSSMDAIVRGHMLADVVAMIGTYDLVFGEVDR encoded by the coding sequence ATGCAAGAAATCCGCAACTACACGATGAACTTCGGCCCGCAGCATCCCGCTGCGCACGGCGTGCTGCGCCTGGTGCTGGAGATGGACGGCGAAACCGTCGTTCGCGCCGATCCGCACGTGGGCCTGCTCCACCGTGGCACGGAAAAGCTGGCCGAGTCCAAGCCGTTCAACCAGTCGATCGGCTACATGGATCGCCTCGACTACGTGTCGATGATGTGCAACGAGCACGCCTACGTGCGCGCCATCGAAACCCTGATGGGTATCGAGGTGCCGGAGCGTGCGCAGTACATCCGCACCATGTTCGACGAGATCACCCGCATCCTGAACCACCTCATGTGGGTCGGCTCCAACGCGCTCGACCTGGGTGCGATGGCGGTGTTCCTGTACGCGTTCCGTGAGCGCGAGGAACTGATGGACGTTTACGAGGCGGTGTCGGGCGCGCGCATGCACGCGACCTACTACCGTCCGGGCGGCGTCTACCGCGACCTGCCGGACCACATGTCGCAGTACCGCGAGTCGCCCTGGCACAAGGGCAAGGATCTCAAGCGCCTCAACAGCTGGCGCGAAGGCTCCATGCTCGACTACCTCGAAGCGTTCACCAGCGACTTCCCGACCAAGGTGGACGAGTACGAGGAACTGCTCACCAACAACCGCATCTGGAAGCAGCGCACCGTCGGCATCGGCGTCATCCCGCCGGAAAAGGCCCAGGCCTGGGGCATGACGGGCGTGATGCTGCGCGGCTCGGGCATTGCCTGGGATCTGCGCAAGAAGCAGCCGTACGCCAAGTACGCCGAGATGGATTTCGACATCCCGGTGGGCGTGGGCGGCGACTGCTACGACCGTTACCTGGTTCGCGTCGAAGAGATGCGCCAGTCTAACCGCATCATCCAGCAGTGCGTGAAGTGGCTGAAGGCCAACCCGGGCCCGGTCATCGTGCAGAACTACAAGGTCGCTCCGCCTCATCGTGAAACGATGAAGGAAGACATGGAAGCGCTGATCCACCACTTCAAGCTCTTCACCGAGGGCTATGGCGTGCCGGCCGGTGAAACCTACGCCGCCGTCGAAGCGCCGAAGGGCGAGTTCGGCTGCTACCTGGTCTCCGACGGTGCGAACAAGCCGTTCCGCGTGCATCTGCGCGCCCCGGGTTTTGCCCATCTGTCGTCGATGGACGCCATCGTGCGCGGCCACATGCTGGCCGACGTGGTGGCGATGATCGGTACCTACGACCTCGTGTTCGGCGAAGTCGATCGCTGA
- the nuoE gene encoding NADH-quinone oxidoreductase subunit NuoE: MKATGNYEQVKNVDPLVVLNEHTRHHIEEWVARFPADRKRSALIQSLFAAQEQNHGFLTDELIVAVAKYLDLPSVWAYEVATFYSMLETKPVGRNNVAICTNISCWLNGAEELVAHAEKKLGIKLGESTADGRVYLKREEECIAACASAPAMTVNGHYHERLSIQKIDEILDGLK, encoded by the coding sequence ATGAAAGCCACCGGAAATTACGAGCAGGTCAAGAACGTCGACCCGCTCGTCGTACTCAACGAACACACTCGTCATCACATCGAGGAGTGGGTTGCCCGTTTCCCTGCGGACCGCAAGCGTTCGGCGCTGATCCAGTCGCTGTTCGCCGCGCAGGAACAGAACCACGGCTTCCTGACCGACGAGCTGATCGTCGCGGTAGCCAAGTACCTCGACCTGCCCTCTGTGTGGGCCTACGAGGTCGCCACCTTCTACTCGATGCTCGAGACGAAGCCGGTGGGCCGCAACAACGTCGCCATCTGCACCAACATCTCGTGCTGGCTCAACGGCGCAGAAGAGCTGGTGGCGCACGCCGAGAAAAAGCTGGGTATCAAGCTCGGTGAAAGCACCGCCGATGGCCGCGTGTATCTGAAGCGCGAAGAAGAATGCATCGCCGCTTGCGCCTCCGCGCCGGCGATGACCGTCAATGGTCACTACCACGAGCGTCTCTCGATCCAGAAGATCGACGAGATTCTCGACGGTCTCAAGTAA
- the nuoF gene encoding NADH-quinone oxidoreductase subunit NuoF, with the protein MAYGPAPKEHQVVYTTLHFDKPWAMDSYTQVGGYEAWKKILAEKPDPNALIEEIKKSNLRGRGGAGFPTGLKWSFMPKGDMQKYILCNSDESEPGTCKDRDILRFNPHAVIEGMAIACYCTGSTVAYNYLRGEFHHEPFEHFEEALKEAYAAGLLGKNIQGTGLNVDIYGALGAGAYICGEETALMESLEGKKGQPRFKPPFPANFGLYGKPSTINNTETYASVPAILRKGADWFLAQSKTKNGGPKIFSVSGCVQKGGNFEVPLGTTFDELLEMAGGLRPGRTLKGAIPGGVSMPVLRAEQLKGLPFDYDTLRDLKTGLGSGAIVVLDDTVCTVRFTRRISQFFHKESCGQCTPCREGTGWMHRVLDRIVEGKGTMDDLHRLKAIAGQIEGHTICAFGEAAAWPVQGFLRQFWDEFEYYIVNGRSIVDDKLGAAA; encoded by the coding sequence ATGGCTTACGGACCCGCACCCAAAGAACACCAGGTCGTCTACACCACGCTGCATTTCGACAAGCCGTGGGCGATGGACAGCTATACCCAGGTCGGTGGTTATGAAGCGTGGAAGAAGATCCTCGCCGAGAAGCCCGATCCGAATGCTCTGATCGAAGAGATCAAGAAGAGCAACCTGCGCGGCCGTGGCGGCGCAGGCTTCCCGACCGGCCTGAAGTGGTCCTTCATGCCGAAGGGTGACATGCAGAAGTACATCCTCTGCAATTCGGACGAATCCGAGCCGGGCACCTGCAAAGACCGCGACATCCTGCGCTTCAACCCGCATGCGGTGATCGAAGGCATGGCCATTGCGTGCTATTGCACGGGCTCGACCGTTGCCTACAACTACCTGCGTGGCGAGTTCCATCACGAGCCCTTCGAGCACTTCGAAGAAGCGCTGAAGGAAGCCTACGCCGCGGGTCTGCTCGGCAAGAACATTCAGGGTACCGGCCTCAATGTGGACATCTATGGCGCACTCGGCGCCGGTGCCTACATCTGCGGCGAAGAAACCGCGTTGATGGAATCGCTGGAAGGCAAGAAGGGCCAGCCGCGCTTCAAGCCGCCGTTCCCGGCCAACTTCGGCCTGTACGGCAAGCCCAGCACCATCAACAACACCGAAACCTACGCCTCGGTGCCGGCCATCCTGCGCAAGGGTGCCGACTGGTTCCTGGCGCAGAGCAAGACCAAGAACGGTGGTCCGAAGATCTTCTCGGTCTCCGGTTGCGTGCAGAAGGGCGGCAATTTCGAAGTGCCGCTGGGCACCACCTTCGACGAACTGCTGGAAATGGCCGGTGGCCTGCGTCCGGGTCGCACGCTGAAGGGCGCGATCCCCGGTGGCGTGTCCATGCCGGTGTTGCGTGCCGAGCAGCTGAAGGGCCTGCCGTTCGACTACGACACCCTGCGTGACCTCAAGACGGGCCTGGGCTCGGGCGCCATCGTGGTGCTCGACGACACCGTCTGCACGGTCCGCTTCACCCGCCGCATCTCGCAGTTCTTCCACAAGGAAAGCTGCGGCCAGTGCACCCCGTGCCGTGAAGGCACCGGCTGGATGCACCGCGTGCTGGACCGCATCGTGGAAGGCAAGGGCACGATGGACGACCTGCACCGCCTCAAGGCCATTGCCGGCCAGATCGAAGGCCACACCATCTGCGCGTTCGGCGAAGCCGCCGCGTGGCCGGTGCAGGGCTTCCTGCGCCAGTTCTGGGATGAATTCGAGTACTACATCGTCAATGGCCGCTCCATTGTCGACGACAAGCTTGGAGCCGCCGCATGA
- the nuoG gene encoding NADH-quinone oxidoreductase subunit NuoG has product MSAQPTTPNLDLLNIEIDGKPTQIRKGAMIIEAADAIGVSIPRFCYHRKLPIAANCRMCLVEVEMGGKPMPKPQPACATPVAEGMKVKTRTDVALKYQKDVMEFLLINHPLDCPICDQGGECELQDVALGYGRSVSRYTERKRTIADENLGPLVATEMTRCIQCTRCVRFTSEIAGTYELGGMSRGDNLQIGTYIGKTIETELSGNIIDVCPVGALTNKPFQFQARAWELIAKPSVAYHDALGSNLWLHTRRGEVLRTVPRDNESINECWLSDRDRYSHQGLYAADRVSAPQVKRNGQWVTTTWEDALGAAAEALKAVPGSDLGVLVHPATTNEEGDVLVRLARGLGSAHVDHRVRQLDFADNAIATAFGKPVAELDKVKAALLVGSDLRHELPLVNHRIHQAVKKGAKVYAVNPASFHFNYKLAGEAIVAPQALVDALLALAKAAVESGASAPAALADAINGATSDQGDKDAIADLKSGSAVVILGEAAVTHPQASWLRAVAQFIAQATGAAYNELPVGANAVGLGRVGVLPGNGGLDAQAMLAQPRKAYVLYGVEPLDVADGAAFLKALKGAQKVVAFSAYASDELRAVADVILPIGLLPEIDGTLVNVDGLSQSVAAGAKAPGETRPGWKVLRALGGVLKLAGFEFDDLAGLREGITERAHPSRAELAPRQPTGGLSRLATWPIYRTDAVLRRATALSKHPLNRAPAVRVNADEAKRLGLGEGDAVRVADAVLPLVIDMTVPDGAAWIEAAHDDTVTLPPYGAALTLSKA; this is encoded by the coding sequence ATGAGTGCGCAGCCCACTACGCCAAATCTTGACCTGCTGAACATCGAGATCGACGGCAAGCCCACGCAGATCCGCAAGGGCGCCATGATCATCGAAGCGGCCGACGCCATTGGCGTGTCGATCCCGCGTTTCTGCTATCACCGCAAGCTGCCCATCGCCGCCAACTGCCGCATGTGCCTGGTGGAAGTGGAAATGGGCGGCAAGCCCATGCCCAAGCCGCAGCCGGCCTGCGCCACCCCGGTGGCCGAAGGCATGAAGGTGAAGACCCGCACTGACGTCGCCCTGAAGTATCAGAAGGACGTCATGGAGTTCCTGCTGATCAACCACCCGCTGGATTGCCCGATCTGCGATCAGGGCGGCGAGTGCGAACTGCAGGACGTCGCGCTGGGCTACGGCCGCAGCGTGTCGCGCTACACCGAGCGCAAGCGCACCATCGCGGACGAGAACCTCGGCCCGCTGGTCGCCACCGAGATGACCCGCTGCATCCAGTGCACGCGCTGCGTGCGCTTCACCAGCGAAATCGCCGGTACGTACGAGCTCGGCGGCATGAGCCGCGGCGACAACCTGCAGATCGGCACCTACATCGGCAAGACGATCGAGACGGAGCTGTCGGGCAACATCATCGACGTCTGCCCGGTCGGCGCGCTCACCAACAAGCCGTTCCAGTTCCAGGCCCGCGCCTGGGAGCTGATCGCCAAGCCGTCCGTGGCCTACCACGATGCGCTGGGCTCCAACCTGTGGCTGCACACGCGCCGCGGCGAGGTGCTGCGCACAGTGCCGCGCGATAACGAATCGATCAACGAGTGTTGGCTGTCGGACCGTGACCGTTACAGCCATCAGGGCCTGTACGCGGCTGACCGCGTCAGCGCTCCGCAGGTCAAGCGCAATGGCCAGTGGGTCACCACCACGTGGGAAGACGCACTGGGCGCCGCCGCCGAAGCACTGAAGGCCGTGCCGGGCAGCGATCTGGGCGTGCTGGTGCATCCGGCCACCACCAATGAAGAGGGTGATGTGCTGGTGCGCCTCGCCCGTGGCCTGGGCAGTGCCCACGTCGACCACCGCGTGCGCCAGCTCGACTTCGCCGATAACGCCATCGCCACGGCGTTCGGCAAGCCGGTTGCGGAACTGGACAAGGTCAAGGCCGCGCTGCTGGTCGGTTCGGACCTGCGCCACGAGCTGCCGCTGGTCAATCACCGCATCCACCAGGCGGTGAAGAAGGGCGCCAAGGTCTACGCCGTCAACCCGGCGAGCTTCCACTTCAACTACAAGCTGGCTGGCGAGGCCATCGTCGCGCCGCAGGCGCTGGTCGATGCGCTGCTCGCGCTGGCCAAGGCTGCCGTGGAGTCGGGCGCTTCCGCTCCCGCAGCGCTGGCTGACGCCATCAACGGCGCCACGTCCGACCAGGGCGACAAGGACGCCATCGCCGATCTCAAGAGCGGCAGCGCGGTCGTCATCCTCGGCGAGGCCGCTGTCACGCATCCGCAGGCTTCGTGGTTGCGCGCCGTGGCGCAGTTCATCGCGCAGGCCACGGGTGCCGCTTACAACGAACTGCCGGTCGGCGCGAACGCCGTGGGCCTGGGCCGTGTCGGCGTGCTGCCGGGCAACGGCGGTCTCGACGCGCAGGCCATGCTGGCTCAGCCGCGCAAGGCTTATGTGTTGTACGGCGTGGAGCCGCTGGATGTGGCCGACGGCGCAGCTTTCCTGAAGGCGCTCAAGGGTGCGCAGAAGGTCGTGGCGTTCTCCGCTTATGCCAGCGATGAGCTGCGCGCCGTGGCCGATGTGATCCTGCCGATCGGCCTGCTGCCGGAAATCGACGGCACGCTGGTCAATGTCGACGGCCTGTCGCAGAGCGTGGCCGCCGGTGCCAAGGCGCCGGGCGAAACCCGTCCGGGCTGGAAGGTGCTGCGCGCACTGGGCGGCGTCCTCAAGCTCGCCGGTTTTGAGTTCGACGACCTGGCCGGCCTGCGTGAAGGCATCACCGAGCGTGCACACCCGTCGCGCGCCGAGCTGGCTCCGCGTCAGCCGACCGGCGGCCTGAGCCGTCTGGCCACCTGGCCGATCTACCGCACCGACGCCGTGCTCCGTCGTGCCACCGCGCTCAGCAAGCACCCGCTCAACCGTGCGCCGGCCGTCCGCGTGAATGCGGATGAAGCCAAGCGCCTGGGCCTGGGCGAGGGCGATGCTGTCCGCGTTGCCGACGCCGTGCTGCCGCTGGTGATCGACATGACCGTGCCCGATGGCGCGGCATGGATCGAAGCCGCGCACGACGACACTGTCACGCTGCCGCCTTACGGCGCAGCCCTCACCCTGAGCAAGGCGTAA
- the nuoH gene encoding NADH-quinone oxidoreductase subunit NuoH yields MVDQLINQLGLPIIYILCIVLPLVITVALYVWWERKVLGWMHVRMGPNKVGPFGLLQAFADVTKLLLKEVILPTSANKALYYLAPLIALIPALAAWAVVPFNDKLVLANVNAGLLYLLAMTSLGVYGIILAGWASNSRYALLGAMRSAAQVISYELAMGLCLVCVLVLAGSLNLTDIVHAQAGSKGIFEWFMWPLFPVFIIYFISGVAETNRAPFDVAEGESEIVAGFHVEYSGSAFALFFLAEYANMILVSFLASILFMGGWLSPFPASWGFLGHDSILWLLVKVFVFAFMFLWFRASFPRYRYDQIMRLGWKVFIPITIVWVLVAGCMKYFGWVTVGTGG; encoded by the coding sequence ATGGTCGATCAGCTTATCAATCAGCTCGGCCTGCCGATCATCTACATCCTGTGCATCGTCCTGCCGTTGGTGATCACGGTGGCGCTGTACGTGTGGTGGGAGCGCAAGGTCCTCGGTTGGATGCACGTGCGCATGGGGCCCAACAAGGTGGGTCCGTTCGGCCTGCTGCAGGCCTTTGCCGACGTGACCAAGCTGCTGCTGAAGGAAGTGATCCTTCCGACCAGCGCGAACAAGGCGCTGTACTACCTGGCGCCGCTCATCGCCCTGATCCCGGCGCTGGCCGCCTGGGCCGTGGTCCCGTTCAACGACAAGCTGGTGCTGGCCAACGTCAACGCGGGTCTGCTCTATCTGTTGGCGATGACCTCGCTGGGCGTGTACGGCATCATCCTCGCGGGCTGGGCCTCCAACTCGCGCTACGCACTGCTGGGCGCCATGCGCTCCGCCGCGCAGGTGATCTCGTACGAACTGGCCATGGGCCTGTGCCTGGTCTGCGTGCTGGTACTGGCCGGTTCGCTGAACCTCACCGACATCGTGCATGCGCAGGCTGGTTCGAAGGGTATCTTCGAGTGGTTCATGTGGCCGCTGTTCCCGGTCTTCATCATCTACTTCATCTCGGGCGTGGCCGAAACCAACCGCGCGCCGTTCGACGTGGCGGAAGGTGAGTCGGAAATCGTCGCCGGCTTCCACGTGGAGTACTCCGGCTCGGCGTTCGCGCTGTTCTTCCTGGCCGAATACGCCAACATGATCCTGGTCAGCTTCCTTGCCTCGATCCTGTTCATGGGTGGCTGGCTGTCGCCGTTCCCGGCCTCCTGGGGCTTCCTGGGCCACGACAGCATCCTGTGGCTGCTCGTCAAGGTGTTCGTCTTCGCCTTCATGTTCTTGTGGTTCCGCGCCAGCTTCCCGCGTTACCGCTATGACCAGATCATGCGTCTGGGCTGGAAGGTATTCATTCCCATCACCATCGTCTGGGTCCTCGTCGCCGGCTGCATGAAGTATTTCGGCTGGGTCACCGTCGGCACGGGAGGCTGA
- the nuoI gene encoding NADH-quinone oxidoreductase subunit NuoI, which translates to MSRVTHYFKSLLLIELLKGLGLTMRYMFSPKYTMRYPMEHIPKSNRFRGLHALRRYANGEERCIACKLCEAVCPALAITIDSAPRESDGQRRTTRYDIDLFKCIFCGFCEESCPVDSIVETHIHEYHFEQRGENVVTKPQLLAIGDRFEAEIAAARAQDAAYR; encoded by the coding sequence ATGTCCCGCGTAACTCACTATTTCAAAAGCCTGCTGCTCATCGAGCTGCTCAAGGGCCTGGGCCTGACCATGCGTTACATGTTCAGCCCCAAGTACACGATGCGCTACCCGATGGAGCACATCCCCAAGTCCAACCGTTTCCGCGGCCTGCATGCCCTGCGTCGCTACGCCAACGGCGAAGAGCGTTGCATCGCGTGCAAGCTGTGCGAGGCAGTGTGCCCGGCCCTGGCCATCACCATCGACTCCGCCCCGCGCGAGAGCGATGGCCAGCGCCGCACCACGCGTTACGACATCGACCTGTTCAAGTGCATCTTCTGCGGCTTCTGCGAAGAGAGCTGCCCGGTGGACTCGATCGTCGAAACCCACATCCATGAGTACCACTTCGAGCAGCGTGGCGAGAACGTGGTGACCAAGCCGCAGCTGCTCGCCATCGGCGACCGCTTCGAGGCGGAGATCGCGGCTGCCCGCGCTCAAGACGCTGCGTATCGCTGA
- a CDS encoding NADH-quinone oxidoreductase subunit J, translated as MIDSSMFQLVCFYAFAAVTVAAALGVITLRNSVHAVLSLVLTFFSTACIWLLAEAEFLAIALIVVYVGAVMVLFLFVVMMLDIKQEQVREGFIKYLPVGIIVALVMLGEMLALIGVRAMHETVMGANPATAAGMSNTAWLGSALYTQFLLPFEIAALILTVGVVAAVVLTLRHRAGTRHQQASQQVSVNARDRIRVVKMAAEVPVAPQPAPGKETTP; from the coding sequence ATGATCGATTCGTCCATGTTCCAACTCGTCTGCTTCTACGCTTTCGCCGCGGTCACCGTGGCGGCGGCGTTGGGCGTCATCACCCTGCGCAACTCGGTACACGCCGTGCTGTCGCTGGTGCTCACCTTCTTCAGCACAGCCTGTATCTGGCTGCTGGCGGAGGCGGAGTTCCTCGCCATCGCGCTCATCGTGGTCTACGTCGGTGCGGTGATGGTGCTGTTCCTGTTCGTGGTGATGATGCTGGACATCAAGCAGGAGCAGGTGAGGGAAGGCTTCATCAAATACCTGCCGGTGGGCATCATCGTGGCCCTCGTCATGCTCGGCGAAATGCTTGCGCTGATCGGCGTTCGCGCCATGCACGAGACGGTGATGGGCGCCAACCCGGCCACCGCCGCCGGCATGTCCAACACCGCCTGGCTCGGCAGCGCCCTGTACACGCAGTTCCTGCTGCCGTTTGAAATTGCCGCGCTGATCCTGACGGTGGGCGTGGTGGCCGCGGTCGTGCTGACTCTGCGTCATCGCGCCGGCACCCGTCACCAGCAGGCGTCGCAGCAGGTCAGCGTCAATGCGCGTGACCGTATCCGCGTGGTGAAGATGGCGGCCGAAGTCCCCGTCGCGCCGCAACCGGCACCGGGCAAGGAGACCACCCCATGA
- the nuoK gene encoding NADH-quinone oxidoreductase subunit NuoK has translation MITLSHFIVLGAVLFSIALASLFINRKNVIVLLMSIELMLLAVNINFVAFSRFMGDVAGQVFVFFILTVAAAETAIGLAILVLLFRNRSTINVAEIDSMKG, from the coding sequence ATGATCACGCTCTCGCACTTCATCGTGCTTGGTGCGGTGCTCTTCAGCATCGCCCTGGCCAGTCTCTTCATCAACCGCAAGAACGTGATCGTTCTGCTGATGTCGATCGAGCTGATGCTCCTGGCGGTGAACATCAACTTCGTAGCGTTCTCCCGTTTCATGGGCGACGTGGCGGGGCAGGTGTTCGTGTTCTTCATCCTCACCGTGGCTGCGGCGGAAACCGCCATCGGCCTGGCGATCCTGGTCCTGCTGTTCCGCAACCGCAGCACCATCAACGTCGCCGAAATCGACAGCATGAAGGGCTGA